The proteins below come from a single Gordonia sp. X0973 genomic window:
- a CDS encoding energy-coupling factor transporter transmembrane protein EcfT gives MNALPLREIPGDSVVHRLWAGTKLIGVGLIGVLLWVLPSWPALAVVALVVVGVALLAGIPLGAVPKPPWWLWALAGASVALSASVAGVNGGLTTARSVVLGLLVIAASVLVVWTTPAAQLAPAIATLMRPLRWLRLPVDEWAVVIALCLRSLPLMVDELLTLRAVHRLRPHSPMKVRHPSSQLTILDMVVAALSSALRRSAELGEAITARGGTGRLTVDDAKPGRIDVIALVVMGVFVAAAIAGSFLIRGAM, from the coding sequence ATGAACGCCCTGCCGCTGCGCGAGATCCCCGGCGATTCGGTGGTCCACCGCCTCTGGGCGGGGACCAAGCTGATCGGGGTCGGGTTGATCGGCGTGCTGCTCTGGGTGCTCCCGTCGTGGCCGGCGCTGGCCGTCGTCGCCCTGGTCGTCGTCGGGGTGGCGCTGCTGGCCGGGATCCCGCTGGGTGCCGTGCCCAAGCCGCCGTGGTGGCTGTGGGCGCTGGCCGGAGCGAGCGTCGCACTCTCCGCCTCGGTTGCCGGGGTGAACGGCGGGCTGACGACGGCGCGCAGCGTCGTGCTCGGCCTGCTGGTGATCGCCGCGTCGGTACTCGTCGTGTGGACGACGCCGGCGGCCCAGCTGGCGCCGGCGATCGCGACGCTGATGCGTCCGCTGCGCTGGCTCAGACTGCCCGTCGACGAGTGGGCGGTGGTCATCGCGCTCTGCCTGCGGTCGCTCCCCCTGATGGTCGACGAACTGCTCACCCTGCGCGCGGTCCACCGGCTGCGACCCCATTCGCCGATGAAGGTCCGCCACCCGTCGTCGCAGTTGACCATCCTCGACATGGTCGTCGCGGCCCTCTCGTCGGCACTGCGCCGGTCGGCGGAGCTGGGCGAGGCGATCACCGCCCGGGGCGGCACCGGGCGGCTCACGGTCGACGACGCGAAGCCCGGCCGCATCGACGTGATCGCGCTGGTGGTGATGGGGGTCTTCGTCGCCGCCGCGATCGCCGGGTCGTTCCTCATCCGGGGCGCGATGTGA
- a CDS encoding superoxide dismutase produces MAEYTLPDLDYDYGALEPHISGRIMELHHDKHHATYVKGANTALEKLAAAREDGTIADKVYGLSANLSFHLGGHTNHSIFWKNLSPNGGDKPTGDLADAIANDFGSFDKFQAHFTAAATTLQGSGWAILGYDTIGKRLVIQQLTDQSGNTSAALIPVVMLDMWEHAFYLDYQNVKPDYVKAWWNVVNWADAAERFDRAVKQGSGLVVPA; encoded by the coding sequence GTGGCTGAATACACCCTGCCCGATCTCGATTACGACTACGGCGCCCTGGAGCCCCACATCTCGGGTCGAATCATGGAGCTGCACCACGACAAGCACCATGCCACCTATGTGAAGGGCGCCAACACCGCGCTGGAGAAGCTCGCCGCCGCGCGCGAGGACGGCACCATCGCCGACAAGGTGTACGGCCTCTCGGCCAACCTGTCCTTCCACCTCGGCGGCCACACCAACCACTCGATCTTCTGGAAGAACCTCTCCCCCAACGGGGGCGACAAGCCGACCGGTGACCTCGCCGACGCGATCGCCAACGACTTCGGCAGCTTCGACAAGTTCCAGGCGCACTTCACCGCCGCCGCCACGACCCTGCAGGGTTCGGGGTGGGCGATCCTGGGCTACGACACCATCGGCAAGCGCCTGGTGATCCAGCAGCTCACCGATCAGAGCGGCAACACCTCCGCCGCCCTGATCCCGGTCGTCATGCTCGACATGTGGGAGCACGCCTTCTACCTCGACTACCAGAACGTCAAGCCCGACTACGTCAAGGCGTGGTGGAACGTCGTGAACTGGGCCGACGCTGCCGAGCGCTTCGATCGCGCCGTCAAGCAGGGCTCGGGACTGGTCGTCCCCGCCTGA